From Streptosporangium album, the proteins below share one genomic window:
- a CDS encoding enoyl-CoA hydratase-related protein: MNDVLYSVDDAVATVVLNRPEAMNSLTVRMKVDLLEALTRASQAHDVRAVLLTGSGRAFCAGQDLNEHAAALEAGRGLDDTVRTHYNPIIRTITEMGKPVVAAVNGVAAGAGASLAFACDLRIAADRAKFAMAFTGIGLAPDSGASWTLQRLVGPARAAELLLLGEPLGAARALELGIVSAVVPADELDVAARALAVRLAQGPTSAYAATKRALEAAASSSLADALALEADLQDACAKTADHLNATRAFLGKQRPVFEGR; the protein is encoded by the coding sequence TTGAACGACGTTCTCTACTCCGTCGACGACGCCGTCGCCACCGTCGTCCTGAACCGGCCCGAGGCGATGAACTCGCTGACGGTGCGGATGAAGGTCGACCTGCTTGAGGCGCTGACCAGGGCCTCGCAGGCCCACGACGTACGGGCGGTGCTGCTGACCGGGTCGGGCCGGGCGTTCTGCGCGGGCCAGGACCTGAACGAGCACGCCGCGGCCCTGGAGGCGGGCCGCGGGCTGGACGACACCGTACGCACGCACTACAACCCGATCATCCGCACGATCACCGAGATGGGGAAACCGGTCGTCGCGGCGGTGAACGGCGTCGCGGCGGGTGCGGGCGCCTCCCTGGCGTTCGCCTGTGACCTGCGGATCGCCGCCGACAGGGCGAAGTTCGCGATGGCCTTCACCGGCATCGGCCTGGCCCCCGACTCCGGTGCGTCCTGGACGCTCCAGCGCCTGGTCGGCCCGGCCCGCGCGGCCGAGCTCCTGCTGCTCGGCGAGCCCCTCGGCGCGGCCCGCGCGCTGGAGCTCGGAATCGTCTCCGCGGTCGTCCCTGCCGACGAGCTGGACGTCGCGGCCCGCGCGCTGGCCGTACGGCTGGCGCAGGGGCCCACGAGCGCCTACGCGGCCACCAAGCGCGCTCTGGAGGCCGCCGCGAGCAGTTCCCTGGCCGACGCCCTGGCTCTGGAGGCCGACCTTCAGGACGCCTGCGCCAAGACCGCCGACCACCTGAACGCCACCCGCGCCTTCCTCGGCAAGCAGCGCCCCGTCTTCGAGGGCCGGTAG
- a CDS encoding DNA-3-methyladenine glycosylase I: MSEAAQPIRCGWVSSAPDYVAYHDEEWGRRVEGDDRVFERLTLEAFQSGLSWITILRKRENFRAAFAGFSIPAVAAFDQADVDRLLADAGIVRNRAKIEAAVANARAALDVDLSDLVWRHADPASPVPKTLSDVPAQTSGSRALAKELRSHGFRFVGPTTAYALMQAIGLVNDHLNDCWVRSAVGPAER; the protein is encoded by the coding sequence ATGAGCGAGGCCGCGCAGCCGATCCGCTGCGGCTGGGTGAGCTCTGCCCCCGACTACGTCGCCTACCACGACGAGGAGTGGGGCCGCAGGGTCGAGGGCGACGACCGCGTGTTCGAGCGGCTCACCCTGGAGGCCTTCCAGTCCGGCCTGTCCTGGATCACGATCCTGCGCAAGCGGGAGAACTTCCGGGCCGCCTTCGCCGGGTTCTCGATCCCGGCCGTCGCGGCGTTCGACCAGGCGGACGTGGACCGCCTGCTGGCCGACGCGGGCATCGTCCGCAACCGGGCCAAGATCGAGGCCGCCGTCGCCAACGCCCGGGCCGCCCTCGACGTGGACCTCTCCGACCTCGTCTGGCGCCACGCCGACCCGGCCTCTCCCGTCCCGAAGACCCTGTCGGACGTGCCCGCCCAGACCTCCGGCTCCCGGGCACTCGCCAAAGAGCTCCGGTCGCACGGCTTCCGGTTCGTCGGCCCCACCACCGCCTACGCGCTGATGCAGGCCATCGGCCTGGTCAACGACCACCTGAACGACTGCTGGGTGCGTTCCGCAGTCGGCCCGGCGGAGCGCTAG